The DNA region AAATCCTCCTCTAGAAGGAAAAGTAGCTACAGACAATACTAATAAAAAATACAGAGCATATATAAGAGAAATAGACATATTATTTAGATCCAAAGACAAAGTTGCTTTAAGCGGCGGACTTGAAGATGGTGAAGAAGTTGTAATGTTTGGTAGAGAGTTCTTAAAAGACGGTTCTTTAGTAAATAGAATAGAAAATGACCCTACAATATTAGAATATATTACACCGCAAAATGTTAATACAAATGAAATAGTAAATAATACTAACAATACTATAAAACAACAAACAAATCAAAGAACTCAAGTAAATCAAGCAAAAGAAAATAATACTGTAAAACAAACTACTACAAATCAAACAAAACCAAAAACATCATCATTATTAGCAAACAATACCAATGCTGCTAAAACTGCTACTCAGCAAAACACAGCTGTAAAACCGCAAACTAATACTGTTACAAAAGTTCAAACTAACACAGCTGCTCAAAACACTAATAATAATGTTATAAACAACACAGTAGAAAAAGATACAGCCGATAATGAAGATGTAGTTAAAAACACTGAGCAAACAAATAATAGTGATATTTACTCTGTTGGTAAATAAAAATTATTATTTGTATTTTTAAGAGAGGTTTATTTATATATGAGAAGTTTTATTGAATTAATAGTAAAAAGACCTGTTTCCGTTTTTATGGGAATAGTGGCAGTTGTTATACTTGGTGTTGTAAGTTTATCTAGGCTTCCTGTAGACTTCTTGCCGGATATGGAACTTCCTTTTATTAGTATTAGAACTACTTATGATAATGCTGGTCCGGAAGAAGTAGAAAAATCTGTTTCAAGACTTATAGAATCTGCTGTTTCTTCTGTAAACAACATTAAAGAGGTAAGTTCTACTTCAGAGGAAGAGGATTCAAATGTATTTATAGAGTTTAACTGGGGAAGCGACTTGGCATCTGCTACTGCCGACATAAGAGAGGCTATAGACAGAATAAGAAAATCTTTGCCAGATGATGCTGAAAGCCCTGCTGTTTATAAATTTTCTACTGATAATATTCCTGTTATGGAAATATCTTTCTACGGTACTGATAACTTATCTGCATTATACAATTTAGTTGATAATCAGATACTTACTTCTATAGAGCAGGTTGGCGGTGTTGCTATGGCTGAGATTAGAGGAGGACTAAAAAGCCAAATTAAAGTTGATGTTGATATGAACAGACTTCAGGCTTATGGTCTTGATATTAACTCTATAGTAAGCACTTTAGCTATGGAAAACCAAAACATATCAGGCGGTGAAACTTATGAGGGTGTTTACAAATATACTTTAAGAACTACTGGTGAGTTTAAAACCGTTGATGATATTGGTAATGTTGTAGTGGCATTAAAAGATAATAACACTCCTATAAGACTTAGAGAATTGGCTACTGTTTATGAGGGTTATGATGAAGACGGAGACGTTATAAAAGTTAATGGTACTCCTGCTGTTAACGTTTCTATAAACAAAGAATCTGGTGCTAATACAGTTGCGGTTTCTGATGCTATTAAAAAAAGATTAGACAGCTTAAACTTACCAGGCGACATAAAATATGAAGTATTATTCAACAGTGCTGATAACGTTAATAATGCTATAAAAGGCGTACTTGATACTGCTTGGCAGGGCGGTTTATTTGCTGTTATTATTCTTATGATATATTTATGGAATGTTAGAACTGTACTTATAATAGCAATATCAATTCCTATGTCTATAATAGTAACATTTACTTTGATGTATTTCTTTGGTACAACATTAAATATTATCTCTCTTTCAGGACTTGTACTTGGTATTGGTATGATGGTAGATAACTCCATTGTTGTACTTGAAAATATATTCTACTACCGAAACAATGGTTATGGTAAATACTCTTCTGCAATAGACGGTACCTCTACTGTGGCACTTGCAATATCTGCTTCTACTCTTACAACAATAGCAGTATTCTTGCCTTTCTTATTTGTAGAAGGTCAAACTGGTCAGATGTTTAGAGACTTATGTATTACAGTTACAGTTTCTATGATAGCTTCTTTGGCTGTTGCTTTAACTATAGTACCTATGCTTGGTGCAAGATTAGTAACTACTAAAAAGTCTAAATTCTTCAATCGTTTTGAAGTATTTTTTGATAAACATTTCCACTCTAAAGTTAATTATGTATATGAAAAAATATTAACTTATTCTGTTAATCATAAAAACAGAGTATTAATACCTGTAATAAGCGTAGTATTTGCTGTTATAATAGTAGGGTTAATATTTATAGGTAAAGAAGGTTTCCCTCAATCTGATGAAGGTCAGTTAATGGCAACTATACAAATGCCTATTGGTACAAGAAAAGAACAAACTGGCTCATTTATAGACAGAATGAGAAAAGATGTTGAAGAAGTTATTGGAAAAGATTTAAGCAGAATACAGTCAAGAGCAAGGTCTGGTTCTGATGCAAATAAAGGACAAATAAGAGCTAAATTAATAGACAAATCTGATGGAAGAACTGTAGAAACAGAAGAATATGTTGAAATGGTTAGAAAGAAATTAGCTGGATATCCTGCTACAATTAACGTTGATAGTGTAAGCAGTATGCGTGGAGGCGGAAGCAGTAGTTCAAGCGGTATAGATATTGATATAGTTGGTGAAGATTTAACAAGAGCTAGAGAATTAGCTAATAATATAATAGCAGCTTTACAAGATGTACCTGGTCTTAGAGATGTTCGTTTGAAAAAAAGCGATTCTAGCCCTGAGCTTAATGTAACTATAAACAGAGACTTAGCTTCAAAAATGGGACTTAATATTAACACTGTTGCTAACTCTATAAAAACAAGCTTCGGCGGTACTACTGCTACAAGAATGACTCCAGAAAACTCTGAAGTTACTGATATTGATGTTATAGTACAGCTTAATGAAAGAGACAGAATAAATATAGACGATGTTAATAGAATGCTTATACCTACAGCTTCTGGAATGGTTCCTGTATCTGCAATTGCTAATGTTAATAAAGATTTTGCACCTACAGAAATAGAAAGAAAAAATGACAGCAGAATAACTTCAATTACCGCAGCAGGTTATGGAAGACCTATGAACCAAATAATGAATGATGTGCAAAAAGCTATTAATGAAAAAGTATTTATGCCTGCTGGTTTTAGTATTGTTTATTCTGGTGATTATGAGGATATGCAAGAGGCATTCGGACAATTATTACAAGCTTTAATACTAGCTTTAGTATTAGTTTATGCTATTATGGCTAGCCAATTTGAATCTTATATAGCTCCTTTCGTTATTGCTCTTGCTATACCATTTGGTTTTGCTGGTTCACTTTTATTACTTCTCATTACAGGACAGACTTTAAGTGTATACAGCGGAATTGGGGTTATAGTACTTATTGGTATTGTAGTTAATAATGGTATTGTACTTATTGACTATATGAATCAGCTTATGCATGAGAAAAAAATTAATGGAGATGCTGCTGCTTTAATAGCTGGTCCTAGAAGATTAAGACCTGTACTTATGACTTCACTTACTACAATACTTGGACTTCTTCCTATGGCTTTATCAAATGGTGAAGGTAATGAGATGTATCAGCCTTTATCTTTGGCAGTGCTTGGAGGATTAAGTGTTTCTACTTTGTTTACACTGGTTATAGTTCCTACTGTTTATGCTGCTATTAGAAACAGAATACCGCTTAAAGATTATGATGCTAAAGATTTGGCTAGTATTGAAACTAATCCAAATGTTGATGATGCTTTGAGTACTCCTGGTAAATAATTGATAAAATAATATGAAAGGCTTGAGTTTTAATGCTTAAGCCTTTTTATTTTTTAAATAATTTATTATTTATTAATTGACTTTATTAATCTTTAATGTTAGTATTTTTATATATCAATAAGGTTATAATAATTATGTATAGCTTAAAAAATGTATCTTCTTTTCACTTAATGATATTTTTATACAAATATCATTTTCCCCAGAAAAACATAAATCTTCAATAATTTTTTAACTAAAAAAATAATCAAATACAATAAAATTAAAAAATATTAATAAAAAAGGATTTTCTTATGGAAACAGAAAAAATTAAAAAAGAAGGAAAAATTTTAAAAATCTTGGACAAAATAGAGAAGGTTGGTAATTCTCTTCCAGACCCCACTACATTATTTGTAGTATTTGCATTATTAATGCTATTTATATCTCATATATGTTTTAAGTTAGGTATTTTTGTTGAATATGAAGTTTTTGATTCTGCAACTAGTTCATATATCACAAAAACAGTTAAAGCAGTAAGCCTTTTAACACCTGAAGGAATAAGACATATTTACACTTCTGCTATAAGCAATTTTACTAGCTTCTTTCCTCTAGGAGTAGTATTTGCTATAATGCTTGGTGTTGGAGTGGCAGATGGTACAGGATTTATGTCTGCAGTACTAAGAAAGCTTGTAAAAGTAACTCCTAAACAATTAGTTACAGCTTCAGTAGTATTTTT from Brachyspira pilosicoli P43/6/78 includes:
- a CDS encoding efflux RND transporter permease subunit — encoded protein: MRSFIELIVKRPVSVFMGIVAVVILGVVSLSRLPVDFLPDMELPFISIRTTYDNAGPEEVEKSVSRLIESAVSSVNNIKEVSSTSEEEDSNVFIEFNWGSDLASATADIREAIDRIRKSLPDDAESPAVYKFSTDNIPVMEISFYGTDNLSALYNLVDNQILTSIEQVGGVAMAEIRGGLKSQIKVDVDMNRLQAYGLDINSIVSTLAMENQNISGGETYEGVYKYTLRTTGEFKTVDDIGNVVVALKDNNTPIRLRELATVYEGYDEDGDVIKVNGTPAVNVSINKESGANTVAVSDAIKKRLDSLNLPGDIKYEVLFNSADNVNNAIKGVLDTAWQGGLFAVIILMIYLWNVRTVLIIAISIPMSIIVTFTLMYFFGTTLNIISLSGLVLGIGMMVDNSIVVLENIFYYRNNGYGKYSSAIDGTSTVALAISASTLTTIAVFLPFLFVEGQTGQMFRDLCITVTVSMIASLAVALTIVPMLGARLVTTKKSKFFNRFEVFFDKHFHSKVNYVYEKILTYSVNHKNRVLIPVISVVFAVIIVGLIFIGKEGFPQSDEGQLMATIQMPIGTRKEQTGSFIDRMRKDVEEVIGKDLSRIQSRARSGSDANKGQIRAKLIDKSDGRTVETEEYVEMVRKKLAGYPATINVDSVSSMRGGGSSSSSGIDIDIVGEDLTRARELANNIIAALQDVPGLRDVRLKKSDSSPELNVTINRDLASKMGLNINTVANSIKTSFGGTTATRMTPENSEVTDIDVIVQLNERDRINIDDVNRMLIPTASGMVPVSAIANVNKDFAPTEIERKNDSRITSITAAGYGRPMNQIMNDVQKAINEKVFMPAGFSIVYSGDYEDMQEAFGQLLQALILALVLVYAIMASQFESYIAPFVIALAIPFGFAGSLLLLLITGQTLSVYSGIGVIVLIGIVVNNGIVLIDYMNQLMHEKKINGDAAALIAGPRRLRPVLMTSLTTILGLLPMALSNGEGNEMYQPLSLAVLGGLSVSTLFTLVIVPTVYAAIRNRIPLKDYDAKDLASIETNPNVDDALSTPGK